AGCACCATGTCGGGCGGCCAGGTGTCCGTGCCCATGCCGATGTTCACGCCCAGCTTGCGGTAGCGCGCGAACGATTCCAGCGTGGCGCCGTGGCGTCCCGATACCAACGGGCAATGCACGATGCTGGCGCCGGCATCGCGGATGATTTCCAGGTCGCGCCCGGGCCGCTCGATATGGCGCGAACCCGACACGTAGGTGCCGTGCGGCAGCAAGGCGCGCTCGGACAGGAAGTCCAGGCTTTGCAGCCATTCCGGCGGACTCATGCCGTGCTGCTCCAGCACCAGGTCGTACTCCAGGCGCGATTGGCAGCAATGCAGCCGGATCGGAATGTTCCGCTCGCGCGCCGCGGCGGCCGAAGCGCGCAACAGCGCAGGCGTGCAGGTTTCGATGCGGTCGGGCGACAGCATGGTGCGCACCCGGCCGTTGTGGCGGCCTTCGATCTCGTCGCAGAAAGCCAGGGCCTCGGCCAGCCCCGCCATGCCGCGCGCCTCGTCGTAGTGGCAGCGGATCTTGCCCGCAGCGTCCACATAGGTGTGGCCGCTGCGATAGGCCGGCCCCAGGTAGACGCGCAGACCCAGTTCGCCGGCGGCGTTGGCCGCCGACAGGAATTCGTCGCGGGTCTCGCCCCACACCCGGTAGAACAGCGACGCGATCGGCAGCGCCGTCGTGATGCCGTTGCGTATCAGCTGGGCGAAGGCATAGCGCTTCTGGAACGCCAGCTCGGAGGCCGTGTACATCTCGTACGGCCCGCGCTTCATGTAGCTCTCGGGCCAGATGCGGCCCTTCTTCCAGGCGGGCGAATTGTCGAAGCCCAGGATGGTCGTATCCAGGTCGGACAGCGCGTCCAGGTCCACGAAGCCCGGGCCGATCAACGCCCGGCCGTAATCGCGGCGCTGCGCGACCTGCCCCGGATAGCGGTGGCCGACGTAGACGATGCGGTCGCCCTCGAACACCACCTCGCCGTTCTCGTACAGGCAATGGCGGCCGTTCTCGTGGCCCACCACCCAACGGGCGGTCAGCAGAATGGGACCTTGCGGCGCGTTCATCACGGCGCCTCCGCCAGCGCCCGGCCGTCGCGCGCGACCACGCGCCCGCCCTTGACGACCAGCTTGCGCGGCGGGCGCGAGACGATGGCTTCGGCCACCGTCTCGGCGTCCACCAGCACGAAGTCGGCGTGGCAGCCTGGCGCCAGACCGTAGTCGGACAAGCCCATGACCTGCGCATTGCCGTAGGTGGCCACGTGCAGCGCCAGATCCAGTTCGTCGTCGCGGCGGAAGTTGTTGCGCAGGCCCACCAGCATGGTCCGCTCCAGCATGTCGGGCTTGCCGTAGGGGCCCCAGGTGTCGCGCATGCCGTCGTTGCCGGTACAGACCGTGACGCCGGCCGCGTGCAGCTTCGC
The sequence above is drawn from the Achromobacter xylosoxidans genome and encodes:
- a CDS encoding amidohydrolase family protein, whose protein sequence is MNAPQGPILLTARWVVGHENGRHCLYENGEVVFEGDRIVYVGHRYPGQVAQRRDYGRALIGPGFVDLDALSDLDTTILGFDNSPAWKKGRIWPESYMKRGPYEMYTASELAFQKRYAFAQLIRNGITTALPIASLFYRVWGETRDEFLSAANAAGELGLRVYLGPAYRSGHTYVDAAGKIRCHYDEARGMAGLAEALAFCDEIEGRHNGRVRTMLSPDRIETCTPALLRASAAAARERNIPIRLHCCQSRLEYDLVLEQHGMSPPEWLQSLDFLSERALLPHGTYVSGSRHIERPGRDLEIIRDAGASIVHCPLVSGRHGATLESFARYRKLGVNIGMGTDTWPPDMVLNMQVGMMLCRVADGLTEAVRSEDYYDAATVGGADALGRPDLGRLAVGAKADIVVFDFSHDRNGQLIDPIQTLMVSGSGRDVSQVVIDGRFVMVDGRIPGFDARLAQEQAQTQFDGLVARYPDRTWGHPPAEQIFSSSYPRPARSPS